From a region of the Halanaerobium hydrogeniformans genome:
- a CDS encoding proline--tRNA ligase has product MRMSNLYLPTLKEDPAEADITSHKLMLRAGLMRNHSAGIYSYLPLGYRVIKKIENITRKHMDASGAQEVLLPILQTAQIWKDSKRWDKFGPLMMRLRDRKDREYCLGPTHEEVVTDLIKDEIRSYKDLPLNLYQIQTKVRDEIRPRFGVMRGREFIMKDAYSLDIDYEGLDKSYQAMYDAYEKTFAECGLDAVAVEADTGAMGGKDSHEFMVLADSGEDQVAFCDSCGYAANVERAVANKELLDFEEENEMEKIHTPDIKTIAELEAYLDLPAARMIKAVAMVADEQPVLALLSGEDELNEIKFKNYLEANQLRAAEEEEFAELFNSTAGFIGPVNLADIRIIADQRLEKIRGAVTGANQKDYHFKNVNIERDFQVEEFADLRLVKDGESCLQCTEGKLNIKAGIEVGHIFKLGTKYSENMGANYLDENGRTQPIVMGSYGIGITRLVAAAIEQNNDEYGIIWPKAIAPYQIIILALGNDEAVAEKSEEIYQELEAEGWEVLLDDRKERAGVKFNDSELIGIPLRLTIGSRSLENGEIEAMIRENNQKSKIKIDNLKEKTAELMAEIS; this is encoded by the coding sequence ATGCGCATGTCAAATTTATATTTACCTACTTTAAAAGAAGATCCAGCTGAAGCAGATATAACAAGCCACAAATTAATGCTGAGAGCAGGCTTAATGAGAAATCATTCAGCTGGTATTTATTCATACCTTCCATTAGGTTATAGGGTAATTAAAAAAATTGAGAATATAACAAGAAAACATATGGATGCCAGTGGAGCTCAGGAGGTACTGCTCCCCATCTTACAGACCGCTCAAATCTGGAAGGATTCTAAAAGATGGGATAAATTTGGGCCTTTAATGATGAGATTAAGAGATCGTAAAGATAGAGAATATTGTCTGGGTCCAACCCATGAAGAAGTGGTAACAGATTTAATAAAAGATGAAATCCGTTCTTATAAAGATCTCCCTTTAAACCTTTATCAGATTCAAACAAAAGTCAGGGATGAAATCAGACCCCGCTTCGGAGTTATGAGGGGTCGCGAATTTATAATGAAAGATGCTTACAGCCTTGATATTGATTATGAAGGCTTAGATAAAAGCTATCAAGCTATGTATGATGCTTATGAAAAAACATTTGCAGAATGTGGACTTGATGCAGTAGCTGTGGAAGCTGACACTGGAGCAATGGGAGGGAAAGATTCTCATGAATTTATGGTGCTTGCTGACTCAGGTGAAGACCAGGTAGCTTTCTGTGACAGCTGTGGTTATGCAGCAAATGTAGAAAGAGCAGTTGCAAATAAAGAATTGCTTGATTTTGAAGAAGAAAATGAAATGGAAAAAATACATACTCCTGATATTAAAACAATCGCTGAACTGGAAGCTTATCTAGATCTACCTGCAGCAAGAATGATTAAAGCAGTAGCAATGGTGGCAGATGAACAGCCTGTTTTAGCTCTTCTTTCTGGAGAAGATGAATTAAATGAGATTAAATTTAAAAATTATTTAGAGGCTAATCAGTTAAGAGCAGCTGAGGAAGAAGAATTTGCAGAGCTATTTAATAGTACAGCTGGCTTTATAGGTCCGGTAAATTTAGCAGATATAAGAATAATTGCAGATCAACGCCTGGAAAAGATCAGGGGTGCAGTAACAGGTGCGAACCAAAAAGATTATCACTTTAAAAATGTTAATATAGAAAGAGATTTTCAAGTAGAAGAATTTGCAGACTTACGCTTGGTTAAAGATGGTGAAAGCTGTTTACAGTGTACAGAAGGAAAATTAAATATTAAAGCTGGAATCGAAGTTGGTCACATCTTTAAACTTGGCACGAAATATAGTGAAAATATGGGAGCTAATTATCTAGATGAAAATGGCAGAACTCAGCCAATTGTTATGGGAAGTTATGGAATAGGCATTACCAGACTTGTAGCAGCTGCTATAGAACAAAACAATGATGAATATGGTATCATCTGGCCAAAAGCAATTGCTCCTTACCAAATTATTATTTTAGCTTTAGGTAATGATGAAGCAGTTGCAGAAAAATCTGAAGAAATTTATCAAGAACTAGAGGCAGAAGGCTGGGAAGTACTGCTTGATGACCGTAAAGAAAGAGCAGGGGTAAAATTTAATGATTCAGAATTAATAGGAATTCCCTTGCGTTTAACCATCGGTTCTCGTTCTTTAGAAAATGGAGAGATCGAGGCCATGATTAGAGAAAATAATCAGAAATCAAAGATTAAAATAGATAATTTAAAAGAAAAAACAGCAGAATTAATGGCTGAAATTTCTTAA
- the ispG gene encoding flavodoxin-dependent (E)-4-hydroxy-3-methylbut-2-enyl-diphosphate synthase has protein sequence MYNRRKTKKIFFAEQAVGGESAISVQSMTNTKTENIEKTLIQIEELVEAGCEIIRVAVPVLSAAEALKDIKKAIEIPLVADIHFDYRLALKAVENGVDALRINPGNIGSKDKIKAVALACKEKNIPIRVGSNSGSLENELLEKYGGATAEALVESALKNIRILEENDFYEIVISLKSSNIKTTIEAYDLMAKKVDYPFHIGITEAGTPWKGTIKSAAGIASLLTRGYGDTLRVSLTGSPVEEVKVAWEILKSLGLRKRGVEIISCPTCGRTEIDLISLAQKVEKETAAINKDITIAVMGCAVNGPGEAKEADIGIAGGKKEALIFKEGKIIKKVKESELLAELLKEINKL, from the coding sequence ATGTATAATAGGAGAAAAACGAAAAAAATATTTTTTGCCGAACAAGCTGTCGGTGGAGAATCAGCAATATCGGTACAGTCTATGACCAATACTAAAACAGAAAATATAGAAAAGACTCTTATACAAATAGAGGAATTAGTTGAGGCTGGCTGTGAGATTATAAGGGTTGCTGTACCAGTTTTAAGTGCAGCTGAGGCATTAAAAGATATCAAAAAGGCAATAGAAATTCCCCTTGTAGCAGATATCCATTTTGACTATAGACTGGCTTTAAAAGCAGTAGAAAATGGGGTTGATGCTCTAAGGATCAATCCTGGCAATATCGGCAGCAAAGATAAAATTAAAGCTGTTGCTTTAGCCTGTAAGGAAAAAAATATTCCGATTAGAGTCGGTAGTAATTCTGGTTCATTAGAAAATGAGCTATTAGAAAAATATGGTGGGGCTACTGCAGAAGCACTTGTAGAAAGTGCACTAAAAAATATAAGGATTTTAGAGGAAAATGATTTTTATGAGATCGTTATTTCTTTAAAATCCAGTAATATTAAAACAACAATTGAAGCTTATGATTTAATGGCTAAAAAAGTTGATTATCCCTTTCATATTGGGATTACTGAAGCAGGTACTCCCTGGAAGGGGACGATTAAATCTGCAGCTGGTATAGCCTCTCTTTTAACCAGAGGTTATGGTGATACATTGAGGGTTTCTTTGACCGGCTCTCCAGTTGAAGAGGTTAAAGTTGCCTGGGAGATTTTAAAATCTCTTGGTCTGCGAAAAAGAGGGGTTGAAATAATATCCTGTCCTACCTGTGGACGCACCGAGATAGATCTAATATCTTTAGCTCAAAAAGTAGAAAAAGAAACTGCAGCAATTAATAAAGATATTACGATCGCTGTAATGGGTTGTGCTGTTAATGGCCCTGGTGAGGCTAAAGAAGCAGATATAGGAATAGCAGGAGGGAAAAAGGAAGCTCTGATCTTTAAAGAGGGAAAAATAATAAAAAAGGTTAAAGAATCGGAACTATTAGCAGAATTATTAAAAGAAATAAACAAACTTTAA
- the rseP gene encoding RIP metalloprotease RseP, producing MILTILSFIVVLGLLVFIHEFGHYITAKKSGIMVSEFALGFGPKLIYKKVGETLYSIRAIPLGGFCNMVGEFPADESMGEKEKKIYDKAKEDGRLFTQKSAFTRLAVILMGPIMNFLLALLIFIFAFSVFGVPTSITGEAVLGEVIPEQPAAEAGLRANDRILEIDGTEVESWEEMAALIRENEGREITIRYQRNESVDTLSITPVSSADVEGGVIGIYPQLIRESVGVFQAISLGAAQTYQIFSMTITGFAQMISTRSAEDIGGPVMIASIIGQAARVGIINVLNWTAIISINLGIINLLPFPALDGGRITFIVIELLRGKPVDPEKESYVHLVGFAVLLLLMVFIIYRDVMRSFF from the coding sequence ATGATTTTAACAATCTTATCTTTTATAGTGGTATTAGGTTTACTTGTATTTATTCATGAATTTGGCCATTATATTACAGCGAAAAAATCTGGGATCATGGTATCAGAATTTGCGCTTGGTTTTGGCCCAAAATTAATATATAAAAAGGTTGGCGAAACTCTTTATTCTATCAGAGCAATTCCTCTGGGAGGATTCTGTAATATGGTAGGAGAGTTTCCTGCTGATGAGTCAATGGGTGAAAAAGAAAAAAAGATTTATGATAAGGCAAAAGAAGATGGAAGATTATTTACCCAAAAATCAGCATTCACCAGGTTGGCAGTTATTTTAATGGGACCAATAATGAACTTTTTACTTGCTTTATTGATCTTTATTTTTGCTTTTTCTGTTTTTGGTGTACCAACCTCGATTACTGGAGAAGCTGTTTTAGGTGAAGTAATTCCAGAACAACCTGCAGCAGAAGCAGGTTTAAGGGCTAATGATAGAATATTAGAAATCGATGGTACTGAAGTAGAAAGCTGGGAAGAAATGGCTGCTCTGATTAGAGAAAATGAAGGCAGAGAGATTACGATAAGATATCAGAGAAATGAAAGTGTTGACACATTGAGCATAACTCCGGTTAGCAGTGCTGATGTTGAAGGGGGAGTAATAGGTATCTATCCCCAACTGATAAGAGAAAGCGTTGGGGTTTTCCAGGCTATAAGCCTTGGAGCTGCCCAGACTTATCAAATATTTAGTATGACTATCACTGGTTTTGCTCAAATGATAAGTACCCGTTCAGCCGAAGATATTGGTGGGCCGGTTATGATTGCCTCAATTATCGGTCAGGCTGCCAGGGTGGGTATTATTAATGTTTTAAATTGGACTGCCATAATTTCAATTAATTTAGGGATTATCAATCTTTTACCTTTTCCCGCACTTGACGGTGGAAGAATAACTTTTATAGTTATTGAATTGTTGAGGGGTAAACCGGTAGATCCAGAAAAAGAAAGTTATGTTCATCTAGTAGGTTTTGCAGTTTTGCTTTTATTAATGGTATTTATCATTTACAGAGATGTTATGAGAAGTTTCTTTTAA
- the ytvI gene encoding sporulation integral membrane protein YtvI, whose product MTMKNWYSKYFIMLLFLVFALFFLRHIFIYFTPFIIAAVIASLINPIVDILDKNIPVHRGFSVLIVLLLVVVIFASFIIIGGAQIYLELNRLLRNLPDFRTIDTQIQWLAEQNQQLEALIESWEISEAVQESIRANIQLLYNGIRDAIISVINNILEMLTRLPSVFMILFISFIATFFISRDRDDIKHFLVNLFPEDVKPKIANVFIQLNISAVGYIRALLILISISGTIAGVGVHLMGFEYAVIIGLTAAILDLIPIIGPALLFYPWIIVSIIYGNFTQAFSLFLLHLFLAGVRSASEGKIMGENLGVHPLATMIALFAGFRILGAIGFVVGPTFLVIIKAVTDSELVNIRD is encoded by the coding sequence ATGACAATGAAAAACTGGTATAGCAAATATTTTATAATGCTGCTATTTCTGGTATTTGCCTTATTTTTTTTAAGGCATATCTTTATTTATTTTACACCTTTTATTATAGCAGCAGTTATTGCTAGTTTAATTAATCCAATAGTTGATATTTTAGATAAAAATATACCAGTTCACAGAGGTTTTTCGGTTTTAATTGTACTGCTTCTGGTTGTGGTCATTTTTGCGAGCTTTATTATTATTGGTGGAGCTCAAATATATCTTGAATTAAATAGATTATTACGTAATTTGCCAGATTTTAGAACAATCGATACCCAAATTCAGTGGTTAGCCGAACAAAACCAGCAGCTGGAAGCTTTAATAGAAAGCTGGGAGATATCTGAAGCTGTACAGGAATCTATAAGAGCTAATATACAACTTCTTTACAATGGAATTAGAGATGCGATTATCTCAGTTATTAATAACATTTTAGAAATGCTGACCAGATTACCAAGTGTATTTATGATACTTTTTATCTCATTTATCGCAACATTTTTTATCAGCAGAGATCGAGATGATATCAAGCACTTTTTGGTTAATCTTTTTCCCGAAGATGTTAAACCGAAAATTGCTAATGTTTTTATACAGCTAAATATTTCTGCAGTTGGCTATATTAGAGCTCTGTTAATTTTGATTTCTATAAGTGGTACAATAGCAGGTGTTGGAGTTCATTTAATGGGATTCGAATATGCCGTGATAATCGGTTTGACAGCAGCTATATTAGATTTGATACCGATTATTGGTCCGGCCTTACTTTTTTATCCCTGGATAATCGTTTCAATTATTTATGGTAATTTCACTCAAGCTTTTTCACTTTTTTTACTGCATTTATTTTTAGCAGGAGTAAGATCGGCTTCAGAAGGGAAAATAATGGGAGAGAACTTAGGGGTTCATCCGCTTGCAACAATGATTGCACTTTTTGCCGGGTTTAGAATTTTAGGAGCAATTGGTTTTGTAGTTGGTCCAACATTTTTGGTTATTATTAAAGCAGTTACTGATTCTGAATTAGTAAATATCAGAGATTAA
- a CDS encoding phosphatidate cytidylyltransferase produces MMVIKMLKKRIISSIFGILILAILVFSGSFVFFLTVSAIAILGIKEYCSMLKIESTVLKSILNFSGVLIVFNSFLLSNNYRHLPYGIILFIIIILLYCYNIYHYEEGLFVKNISYQFFALIYIAGGLSFAIFLRDFTIGPFFNTSALWFVLIATWLTDSGAYFIGIKFGKKAMAPVISPNKTVAGAVGGIATAIIFIISVTLIFDFFNIYWLIFSLFFPIVAIMGDLFESCLKRDFKVKDTGSIIPGHGGILDRFDSFIFTAPLTYYFLYILMVVN; encoded by the coding sequence ATGATGGTGATAAAAATGCTTAAAAAAAGAATTATAAGTTCTATTTTTGGAATTCTTATTCTAGCAATTCTGGTTTTTTCTGGATCATTCGTATTTTTTTTAACAGTTTCTGCAATAGCAATCTTGGGAATCAAAGAATACTGCAGTATGTTAAAAATTGAATCAACAGTTCTTAAATCAATTTTAAATTTTTCTGGAGTTTTAATTGTTTTTAATAGTTTTTTGCTCAGTAATAACTACAGGCATTTACCCTATGGAATTATTTTATTTATTATTATTATTTTGCTTTACTGTTATAATATTTATCATTATGAAGAGGGATTATTTGTTAAAAATATTTCCTATCAGTTTTTTGCTTTAATTTATATTGCCGGAGGATTATCATTTGCAATCTTTTTGCGTGATTTTACAATTGGGCCATTTTTTAACACCTCAGCTCTCTGGTTTGTATTAATTGCTACCTGGCTTACAGATAGTGGTGCCTATTTTATCGGGATAAAATTTGGTAAAAAGGCTATGGCTCCTGTAATAAGTCCCAATAAAACTGTTGCCGGTGCAGTTGGTGGTATAGCGACTGCAATTATATTTATTATTTCTGTTACTTTAATTTTTGATTTTTTTAATATTTACTGGTTAATTTTTTCGCTTTTCTTCCCCATCGTAGCGATCATGGGTGACTTATTTGAATCATGTTTAAAAAGAGATTTTAAGGTTAAAGATACCGGGAGCATTATTCCCGGTCATGGTGGTATTTTAGATAGATTTGATAGTTTTATCTTTACCGCACCTTTAACTTATTATTTTCTCTATATTTTAATGGTGGTGAATTAA
- the uppS gene encoding polyprenyl diphosphate synthase: MFPPQNIAIIMDGNGRWAKKRKLARREGHKEGVKTLKKIVKYAAKKNVKSLTVYAFSTENWKRPKSEVNFLLALMKKTMREEVDELLAEGVKINFLGRKDALSKKLIKEIELIEIKSRKNNNLVLNIAFNYGGRAEIVDAAKKLFLDYQDNNFDLDELSCEDFGDYLYQQDLKNIELLIRTGGEKRLSNFLLWQAAYAELYFTDKYWPDFGEADFDLALKDFKKRERRFGGLNDGDKNA, translated from the coding sequence ATGTTTCCTCCTCAAAATATTGCAATTATTATGGATGGTAACGGTCGCTGGGCTAAAAAAAGAAAACTGGCGAGACGTGAAGGTCATAAAGAAGGTGTAAAAACCTTAAAAAAAATAGTTAAATATGCTGCTAAAAAAAATGTTAAATCTTTAACAGTTTATGCATTTTCTACAGAGAACTGGAAAAGACCAAAATCTGAAGTTAACTTCTTACTTGCCCTTATGAAAAAAACCATGCGAGAGGAAGTTGATGAACTGCTTGCTGAAGGTGTTAAGATCAATTTTTTGGGCAGAAAAGATGCTCTTTCCAAAAAGCTGATTAAAGAGATAGAATTAATCGAAATAAAATCTCGAAAAAATAATAATTTAGTATTAAATATAGCTTTTAATTATGGTGGTAGAGCTGAAATAGTCGATGCTGCCAAAAAACTCTTTTTAGACTATCAGGATAATAATTTTGATTTAGATGAATTAAGCTGTGAAGATTTTGGAGATTATTTGTATCAACAGGACCTTAAAAATATTGAGTTATTAATTAGAACCGGTGGCGAAAAAAGATTAAGCAACTTTTTGCTCTGGCAGGCTGCATATGCCGAATTATATTTTACTGATAAATATTGGCCTGATTTTGGAGAAGCTGATTTTGATTTAGCCTTAAAAGACTTCAAAAAACGTGAAAGAAGATTTGGCGGTCTTAATGATGGTGATAAAAATGCTTAA
- the frr gene encoding ribosome recycling factor encodes MFNEVLKETEERMKKALEATKEDLNTIRTGRARPSLVENIKANNYGVATPIQQMAKVMAPEARQIVIEPWDKNNIEAIEKAIMQENLGLNPSNDGNVIRINIPQLTEERRKELTKILHKKAEDGKIAIRNIRRDANEELEMLEDEGEISEDNMHRGFDNVQDLTDTYIGKIESITEKKENEIMEV; translated from the coding sequence ATGTTTAATGAAGTGTTAAAAGAAACCGAAGAGAGAATGAAAAAAGCTTTAGAAGCAACAAAAGAAGACTTAAACACAATTCGTACAGGTCGTGCTCGTCCTTCTCTGGTAGAAAATATTAAAGCTAATAACTATGGGGTTGCAACCCCAATCCAGCAGATGGCAAAAGTAATGGCACCAGAAGCCAGACAAATAGTTATTGAGCCCTGGGATAAAAATAATATAGAAGCTATTGAAAAAGCTATTATGCAGGAAAACCTTGGTTTGAATCCCAGCAATGATGGTAATGTAATCAGAATTAATATACCTCAGCTAACTGAAGAAAGAAGAAAAGAACTTACTAAAATTCTGCATAAAAAAGCTGAAGATGGTAAAATTGCTATTCGTAATATTAGAAGAGATGCTAATGAAGAGTTAGAAATGTTAGAAGATGAAGGTGAGATTTCTGAGGATAATATGCATCGTGGATTTGATAATGTACAGGATCTAACCGATACGTACATCGGTAAAATTGAATCTATTACTGAGAAAAAAGAAAATGAGATAATGGAAGTTTAA
- the pyrH gene encoding UMP kinase, protein MTEKPVYSRVILKISGEALSGTNGYGIDPEMIQKIAAEISEVVKSTNVEMAIVVGGGNIFRGIAGSAKGMDRGTADYMGMLATVINALALQDAIEKFEIETRVQSAIEMRQIAEPYIRRRAIRHLEKGRVVIFAAGTGNPFFSTDTTAALRAAEIGADVILMAKNVDGIYDSDPEINSNAKKHDSLSYIDLLNNSLRVMDFTAVSLCMDNEIPLKVFAVKKEGNIKRVLLGDKIGTSVN, encoded by the coding sequence ATGACAGAAAAACCAGTTTATTCAAGAGTGATACTTAAAATTAGCGGAGAGGCTTTATCCGGGACTAATGGTTATGGAATTGATCCGGAGATGATTCAAAAAATTGCTGCTGAAATTAGTGAGGTTGTAAAAAGTACAAATGTGGAAATGGCAATAGTAGTAGGTGGAGGGAACATTTTTCGCGGAATAGCTGGCAGTGCAAAAGGTATGGATAGAGGGACAGCTGACTACATGGGGATGCTCGCAACTGTTATTAATGCCCTTGCTCTTCAGGATGCTATAGAAAAGTTTGAGATAGAAACAAGAGTACAGTCTGCAATAGAAATGCGCCAAATTGCAGAACCCTATATTAGAAGGAGAGCTATCCGCCATCTAGAAAAAGGCAGGGTCGTTATATTTGCAGCTGGTACAGGTAATCCGTTTTTCTCAACTGATACTACTGCAGCCTTAAGAGCAGCTGAAATAGGTGCTGATGTGATTTTAATGGCTAAGAATGTAGATGGAATCTATGATTCTGATCCGGAAATAAATTCTAATGCTAAAAAGCATGATAGTTTAAGCTATATTGATCTTTTAAATAATTCTTTAAGGGTGATGGATTTTACAGCAGTATCTCTCTGCATGGATAATGAAATTCCATTAAAAGTATTTGCAGTTAAAAAAGAGGGTAATATTAAAAGAGTATTGCTTGGTGACAAGATTGGTACTTCTGTTAATTAA
- the tsf gene encoding translation elongation factor Ts has translation MGVTMKDIKELRSRTGAGVLDCKKALNAVDGDVEAAVEHLREKGISDAAKKAGRIAAEGLVSLNISDDRKKGILVEVNSETDFVAKNDKFQNLVADITEHVMQSDADNTDQIAEEKWYKNSDKTVNDIIKEAIASIGENINLRRFVSYESDGFIYGYIHLGGKIGVLVDFEDEFSAEKEAVAKDIAMHIAAINPDFLDRDSVSENYIEKEKKIYKEQMINEGKPEHIIDQIVEGKLNKYYTQVCLLEQPFVRDDEKTVADILEENDLTVKRFTRFEIGEGIEKKEDDFVAEVKAATKNQ, from the coding sequence ATGGGCGTTACTATGAAAGATATAAAAGAACTTCGCTCCCGCACAGGTGCCGGTGTGCTTGATTGCAAAAAGGCTTTGAATGCTGTTGATGGCGATGTAGAAGCTGCTGTTGAGCATTTGAGAGAAAAAGGTATCTCTGATGCAGCTAAAAAAGCAGGCAGGATTGCTGCAGAGGGACTTGTAAGTTTAAATATTAGTGATGATCGTAAAAAAGGTATTTTAGTTGAGGTTAATTCTGAAACTGATTTTGTGGCTAAAAATGATAAATTTCAAAATCTAGTAGCTGATATTACAGAACATGTAATGCAGAGTGATGCAGATAATACTGATCAAATAGCTGAAGAAAAATGGTATAAAAACAGTGATAAAACTGTAAATGATATCATTAAAGAAGCTATTGCCAGTATTGGTGAAAATATTAATTTAAGAAGATTTGTCAGTTATGAAAGTGATGGGTTTATTTATGGCTATATTCATTTAGGTGGAAAAATTGGTGTTTTAGTTGATTTTGAAGATGAATTTTCTGCTGAAAAAGAAGCTGTAGCTAAGGATATTGCTATGCATATTGCAGCAATTAATCCTGATTTTCTTGATCGCGATTCAGTTAGTGAAAACTATATCGAAAAAGAAAAGAAAATCTATAAAGAGCAGATGATTAATGAAGGTAAACCTGAGCACATAATTGATCAGATAGTTGAAGGTAAATTAAATAAATATTATACTCAAGTATGTCTATTAGAACAGCCATTTGTTAGAGATGACGAAAAAACTGTTGCAGATATTCTTGAAGAAAATGATTTAACCGTAAAAAGATTTACCCGCTTTGAAATCGGCGAAGGTATTGAGAAAAAAGAAGATGACTTTGTTGCCGAAGTAAAAGCTGCTACTAAAAATCAATAA
- the rpsB gene encoding 30S ribosomal protein S2 codes for MSVVNMKQLLESGVHFGHQTKRWNPKMEPYIFTERNGIYIIDLQQTVKLIDKAYNFVKEEAAEGKKVLFVGTKRQAQETVKKEAERCGMPYVNQRWLGGMLTNYHTIKKRIDRLDELEEMEEEGIFEVLPKKEVIELNKEHDKLERFLGGIRNMNGLPDVIFITDAKKEDIAVKEAIKLDIPIVSILDTNCDPDLIDYVIPGNDDAIRAVKLITSVISDAVLAGKQGRQEQKAQEQQEAEAEAVQAEADTEQ; via the coding sequence ATGTCAGTAGTAAACATGAAACAACTCCTCGAATCGGGTGTTCACTTTGGTCATCAGACTAAAAGGTGGAATCCCAAAATGGAACCATATATTTTCACCGAAAGAAATGGAATCTATATCATTGACCTGCAGCAGACAGTTAAGTTAATTGACAAAGCATATAATTTTGTTAAGGAAGAAGCTGCTGAGGGCAAAAAAGTTCTTTTCGTAGGAACCAAAAGACAGGCTCAAGAAACCGTTAAAAAAGAGGCAGAAAGATGTGGTATGCCTTATGTAAATCAACGGTGGCTTGGTGGTATGTTAACAAACTATCATACTATTAAAAAGCGTATTGACCGCTTAGATGAGCTTGAAGAGATGGAAGAAGAAGGTATCTTCGAAGTTTTACCTAAAAAAGAGGTTATTGAATTAAATAAAGAACATGATAAACTTGAAAGATTCCTCGGTGGAATTAGAAATATGAATGGTCTTCCAGATGTAATCTTTATCACAGATGCTAAAAAAGAAGATATTGCCGTTAAAGAAGCAATTAAATTGGATATTCCAATCGTTTCGATTTTAGATACAAACTGTGATCCAGATTTAATAGATTATGTCATTCCAGGTAATGACGATGCTATTAGAGCAGTTAAATTAATTACCAGTGTTATTTCTGATGCAGTACTTGCTGGAAAACAGGGCAGACAGGAACAAAAAGCCCAGGAACAGCAGGAAGCTGAAGCAGAAGCAGTTCAGGCTGAAGCAGACACTGAACAATAA
- the codY gene encoding GTP-sensing pleiotropic transcriptional regulator CodY: MGSLLEKSRKINRLLQRTGGNAVDFSDMAYVLKEAIKCNAYVTSKKGKILGYSLLDDFECDIMEDKVISKGEFPEEYNQGLLRIRETKSNIEQKEGKCVFAEGEDCLFEDKLTTIVPVIGGGDRLGTLVLARYGSKFDDEDLVLGEYGASVVGMEILRARSDRVEKEARKKAAVQIAIDTLSYSELEAIEHIFEELDGEEGLLVASKVADRVGITRSVIVNALRKFESAGVIESRSLGMKGTYIKVLNDNLLPELEKLKA, from the coding sequence ATGGGAAGTTTACTAGAAAAAAGCAGAAAAATTAACAGATTACTTCAGAGAACTGGAGGCAATGCAGTTGATTTTTCAGATATGGCTTATGTTTTAAAAGAAGCAATTAAGTGTAATGCATATGTTACAAGTAAAAAGGGTAAGATTTTAGGTTACAGTCTTTTAGATGATTTTGAATGTGATATAATGGAAGATAAGGTAATAAGTAAGGGTGAATTCCCTGAAGAATATAATCAGGGTTTACTTAGAATTAGAGAAACTAAATCTAATATTGAACAAAAAGAAGGTAAGTGTGTATTTGCCGAAGGAGAAGACTGTCTATTTGAAGATAAATTGACTACCATCGTTCCTGTTATTGGTGGTGGAGATAGATTAGGAACCCTGGTTTTGGCTAGATATGGTTCTAAATTCGATGATGAAGATTTAGTTTTAGGTGAATATGGGGCATCGGTTGTGGGGATGGAAATTTTAAGAGCCCGCAGTGACAGGGTTGAAAAAGAAGCTCGCAAAAAAGCTGCAGTTCAAATAGCTATAGATACACTTTCCTATTCTGAATTAGAAGCTATTGAACATATTTTTGAAGAACTGGATGGAGAAGAAGGCTTATTAGTAGCTAGTAAAGTAGCAGATAGAGTCGGTATAACCCGTTCAGTAATTGTTAATGCTTTACGTAAATTTGAAAGTGCTGGAGTTATAGAGTCCCGTTCTTTAGGAATGAAAGGAACCTATATTAAAGTGCTTAATGACAACTTGCTTCCTGAGTTAGAAAAATTAAAAGCATAA